The genomic DNA ACTACCTACAATAATTAGATTACCATGCAAAACATTATTCTTAACTTCCCCTTGAACTAAAAAAGGAGTCTTAAAACGAAAATCCTTGCCTAAGTAAGTCAAAGCACAAGCTGAAGTTAATACCTTTAAGTTTGAAGCAGGTTTAAAAAGTTTTTGGCTATTTAGTTCGTAAAGAGTTTCTTTATGAGTAAGAGAGTAAATTTTAATTCCGAATACTCCTTGCGGATTGAGAGATTTGAGAATTCTCAACTTTTGTTCTATGCCCTTTTTGAGCTGCTCTTTAGCCCGTACTCTTTGAAGACTGTCTATGTTTTGAGCATAAGAAAGTAAAGCTGCATAAAAACAAAGTGGTACAATCAATATGGTACGTAGAATTTGCCTGTACATGGCTTATTTTCTACGTCTTTTAGGTTTTTCATCTTCAAAATCATCTTCGTCATCCTCAAAAGTGTCTTCGAATTCTTCTACTTCGTCTTCTTCACTATCTTCGTATTCGTCATCAAACTTTTTGCCTTTTTTGCTCATAGCTATTTCTTCTTCCTCCTCGATTGGAAAATCATCTTCTATTTCTTTGAGCCGTTTATCTTGGAGGGATATTTCGTTTTCAATTTCATGTAAGAATACGCACTCTATTGCTTCATCTAAGGTAGGTAGAATATCCAGGCTTTTGTCTAACTGTGCAATTTGTAAAATTTTCATTACAGAGTCTTTTACTCCGCATAAAACCATGATACCCCCCATACTTTTGCATACACGCTGACCTAAAAGTACAGCACTTAATCCTGAGCTATCTACGAATGATACTTTGGATAAATCCAGTACAATGTTTCTCACGCCGCGGTTTGCCATAATAGTGAACTCGCTCTTTAAATCAGGAGCGATGCGGGCATCTAGCTTATTTTCTTCAAGTGTAATAGCCCAGAGCTTATCGCTTTTATCTACTGAAAACTTCATGTTTTACGCGTACCCCTACGCAAAAATAGACAAAAAAAGAAATTGGACAAACAAAAAAAGCAACATTAAAAGTTAATTTTATTTAGTTAGCTATTGATTATCAGTATCTTATTTTTATCAAGTTTTAGTAAATAGAGTGAGAATGTTTTCTAACTCAATGGACAACTAAAAAGATAGGGTTTGGTTATATTTGTATTATGAAAATTCCAGAGACTTTGGTAGAGCAAATAAAGTTACAAGCAGATATGGTGGAAGTTATAGGTACTTATGTAAAGCTCAAAAAAAGAGGTAGAACTTACGTAGGTCTGTGTCCTTTTCATCATGAAAAAACACCTTCTTTTCACGTTAATCCTGTTATGGGGATATACAAATGTTTTGGTTGTGGTGCAGGCGGAGATATAATTCGTTTTTTGATAGAACATGAAAAATACTCATACGTAGAAGCTTTAAAGTTTTTAGCAGAAAAGTATAACATTCCTTTTTATTGGCAAGAAAGTGATTTTGTAGATACATCAGAAACGGAAAGTTTATATATAGTTAATCAATTTGCTCAACAGTTTTTTACGCAGCAATTATGGGAAAGTCAAGAAGGCAAAGTTGCCCTTGATTATCTTAAAAAGAGAGGAATCAAAAAAGAATGGATTGAGAAATTTCAATTAGGATACGCACCTGCTCAAAACAATCTATTGATGCAAGAAGCAATCAAAAAACAATATGAGCTTAAATACTTGCTGCAAACAGGTTTAATTAAGCAAAATGAAGATACACAGCAGTATTACGACACTTTCAAAGGTAGGTTAATGTTTCCTATTCATACGCCCAGCGGTAAAATAGCCGGTTTTGCAGGTAGAATACTTACCGAAGATAAAAACACACCTAAATATCTTAATTCTACTGAAAGCCCTATCTATCATAAAAGTAGTCTTTTGTATGGCTTATTTCATGCGCGTATGCCCATCCGTAAAAATGATGAAGTCTTTCTTACAGAAGGCTATTTGGATGTTATTTCTTTACATCAGTCTGGAATAGAAAATGCCGTAGCTAGCAGCGGTACTGCTTTTACCGAAGAGCAAGCCCAAATCCTAACTAAATTAACTAAAAACATTACTATTTTTTATGATGGTGATACAGCAGGTAAGAAGGCTTCTTTCAAAGCAATGGAAATTCTGTTACCCTACAATGCCCACATACAGATTATTCCCTTACCTTCCGAAGATGACCCTGATTCTTTTGCACAAAAACACACTCCTGATGAAGTAAAAACCTATTTACAAACTCAAAAACAAGATGCTATTCTTTACAAATTTGAATACCTTTATCATCAAGCTCAAAATGATCCTAATCAACGAAGTAAAGTACAGCAAGACCTTCTTCAAGACATACTGCTTATACCTAACCCTATTACTCAACAAGAATACATCTATCAAATTGCTAGAATCGCGCGCGTTCCCGAAGAACACCTATTTCGTGAGTTTCAAAATCAATTAGAACTCTATAAAAAGCAAAAAAAACAATCTAACACTACTTCTGTAAATACTCCCTCCCCCCCTACTCATAGCTCTTCCCATTATTCAGAAACGCAAGAAAGAGAAATTTTACGACTATTACTTTTGTATGGCGATACGTACATTCAAGAATTGAATGCGTTTGTATTTCAAATTTTAGCTCAAGAAATTACCCAAGTAGATGAAGAGATTAAAAATCCCTACTACCAACAGATCTACAAGTATTTAATGGAGCAGTATCAACTTCATCACAGTGCTAACTTGCATCCCCTTATTCATCATGAAGATAAAACTTTGTCAAGTATTGTAGTAGATATAATCGCCGAAAGGAATAAGCACGAATATAGTCCTGAATGGATACGAAGGGATGGTTTAGATTTTAGTCTTGACAAAAATTTACCCAAAAGCTTGCAATATGCTATTTTGTACCTTCGCAAAAAGAACATAGAAGCTCTCATTCAAGAGAATTTGCAAAACCTAAAAAGTATTCCTGCTGATGACCACGAAAAAATAGAAGCTCATTTGCGCTTACATCAAAACTTAATTTTAATTCGTAGCAATATTCTTTCAGAGTTAGGTATAGTGATTAGTTAGTTTTTTCAATTCCACTTTTTGAACCAACTACTTACTTTAAGTTTGATAACCCCAAAAAAGGCTTCTAAAAAAATTTTCATACTCATTTTAGATTGTCCTGCGGTGCGGTCAGTGAATATGATAGGAATTTCTTCTAATATGAATCCATGCTTCCAAGCCTTAAATTTCATCTCTATTTGAAAAGCATATCCCACAAATTTGACACTGTCAAGGTCTATTTTTTCTAATACTTCTCGCCGATAGCAAACAAAACCTGCGGTAGCATCATGAACGGGTAAACGTGTAATGAATTTTACATATTTACTTGCAAAATAGCTCATCAATACTCTGCTCATAGGCCAATTGATTACATTTACACCTTTTTTGTATCTACTGCCAATAGCCACATCCGCGCCATTTATACAAGCTTGGACTAATCGCGGTAAATCCGCAGGATTATGGGAAAAATCAGCATCCATTTCACAAATAAATTCATAATCTTTCTGTAAAGCCCACTTAAAGCCGTGTATGTATGCTGTACCTAATCCTAACTTTCCAGCTCGCTGTGCCAAAAAAATCCGATTCGGATAGCGCAGCATAGTATTTTTTACCGCGTCTGCTGTGCCGTCTTGAGAGTTATCATCTACTACTAATACGTCTATGGGAGTGTCCAATTGCATAACAGCGTGCAGCATGCGTTCTATGTTTTCTACTTCATTGTAGGTAGGAATAATAACTAATACCTTATGCATGGCAAACAAAAGTACAAAAAACAAAAGTTTAATTTGGTATAAAAGTGCTATAAAACAATTAACAGTGCTTGTATTAGGCTAGTTTAGCTAAGCTCTGCTTGATGCGATTCATACCTTTTTGTATACTTTCTTCGGAAGCAGCAAATGAGATGCGTAAATATTCAGGTGCGCCAAAAGCTCCACCATCTACTAAAGCTACGTAGCTATCTTCTAAAATGAACATGCACAAGTCATAACTATTTTGAATAATTTTACCTTGTGGAGTTTTTTTGCCAATGTAGTAGCTTATTTTTGGGAACAGATAAAAAGCGCCTTCGGGTTCATTTATTTCAATATTAGGAATTTCTTTAGCTAAAGCTACTATTAAGTTTTTACGCTTTTCAAAGATACGATTCATTTCCTGACACGAA from Bacteroidia bacterium includes the following:
- a CDS encoding STAS domain-containing protein produces the protein MKFSVDKSDKLWAITLEENKLDARIAPDLKSEFTIMANRGVRNIVLDLSKVSFVDSSGLSAVLLGQRVCKSMGGIMVLCGVKDSVMKILQIAQLDKSLDILPTLDEAIECVFLHEIENEISLQDKRLKEIEDDFPIEEEEEIAMSKKGKKFDDEYEDSEEDEVEEFEDTFEDDEDDFEDEKPKRRRK
- the dnaG gene encoding DNA primase, with amino-acid sequence MKIPETLVEQIKLQADMVEVIGTYVKLKKRGRTYVGLCPFHHEKTPSFHVNPVMGIYKCFGCGAGGDIIRFLIEHEKYSYVEALKFLAEKYNIPFYWQESDFVDTSETESLYIVNQFAQQFFTQQLWESQEGKVALDYLKKRGIKKEWIEKFQLGYAPAQNNLLMQEAIKKQYELKYLLQTGLIKQNEDTQQYYDTFKGRLMFPIHTPSGKIAGFAGRILTEDKNTPKYLNSTESPIYHKSSLLYGLFHARMPIRKNDEVFLTEGYLDVISLHQSGIENAVASSGTAFTEEQAQILTKLTKNITIFYDGDTAGKKASFKAMEILLPYNAHIQIIPLPSEDDPDSFAQKHTPDEVKTYLQTQKQDAILYKFEYLYHQAQNDPNQRSKVQQDLLQDILLIPNPITQQEYIYQIARIARVPEEHLFREFQNQLELYKKQKKQSNTTSVNTPSPPTHSSSHYSETQEREILRLLLLYGDTYIQELNAFVFQILAQEITQVDEEIKNPYYQQIYKYLMEQYQLHHSANLHPLIHHEDKTLSSIVVDIIAERNKHEYSPEWIRRDGLDFSLDKNLPKSLQYAILYLRKKNIEALIQENLQNLKSIPADDHEKIEAHLRLHQNLILIRSNILSELGIVIS
- a CDS encoding polyprenol monophosphomannose synthase, whose product is MHKVLVIIPTYNEVENIERMLHAVMQLDTPIDVLVVDDNSQDGTADAVKNTMLRYPNRIFLAQRAGKLGLGTAYIHGFKWALQKDYEFICEMDADFSHNPADLPRLVQACINGADVAIGSRYKKGVNVINWPMSRVLMSYFASKYVKFITRLPVHDATAGFVCYRREVLEKIDLDSVKFVGYAFQIEMKFKAWKHGFILEEIPIIFTDRTAGQSKMSMKIFLEAFFGVIKLKVSSWFKKWN